The following nucleotide sequence is from Pungitius pungitius chromosome 6, fPunPun2.1, whole genome shotgun sequence.
CAGGTTCTCCTACTTTGTGTCTTCAGATGAAGTTAAATACTTTAACTCCAACCTGGATGACTCTCAGAGAGAAGCGGTGTCCTTTACGCTGTCTCAGAGAGAACTGGCTGTAATTCATGGACCACCAGGCACTGGGAAAACCACCACAGTGGTGGAGATCATCCTGCAAGCAGTGAAACAAGGCCAAAAGGTGCGGTCATTATGGGAATATCTTTCTACTGTTGATTCATTAAGTTTAATTAACTGTGTCAATTATTGTCAGTTGTCATCTCAGTCTAGTCAGGGTCATTTTTACAGGTTCGGATGCTGTGTTTTTGCAGGTCCTCTGCTGTGCGCCCTCCAACGTGGCCGTGGATAACTTAGTGGAGAGGTTGGCCCGGTGCAAAGCAAAGGTCCTCAGGCTGGGTCACCCTGCCAGACTTCTGGAGTCCATACAGAAACATTCGCTGGACGCCATCCTCGCGCAGAGTGACAACGCCCACATCATCGCTGATATCCGTGAAGACATCGATAAAGCATTTGTAAGTACTTGAGTGTGCGTGCTCTTACTGGCATGTGTGACACTTGACTGACTTGATgtataaaaatatatcttttcttctttaagATTGGAATGAAGAAAATGCGTGAAAAAGGAGAGCGGGTGAACTTCAAAAGAGAAATAGGGGAGCTTAGAAAAGAGCTGAAGTTGAGGGAAGCGACGGCCATGGCACAGATCCTGAAACGTGCTGATGTTGTGTTATCGACCAACACAGGTCGGTTTTGGCCTTCAGTGAAGAAACGGGTGATTCACCTGAGGCAGTGAAGATGAAAGGCAATCAAGTGCACTTGTGTGCGTCTGCAGGTGCGTCGAGAGATGGCCCCCTGAAGCTCCTGCCGGAGGAGCATTTTGATTGGGTGGTGATAGACGAGTGTGCTCAGGCGCTGGAGAGCAGCTGTTGGATCGGGCTGCTCAGAGCACGCAAGTGTGTCCTGGCTGGAGACTACAAGCAGTTACCACCTACTATCaaatcacaaaagtaaaaaaggctTTCCTCTTTATTCATCCGTATGCAAATAACATTCAAAGATTTTGTATTTGTCCTCTGAGATTAATatagtttatttgcttattGTTTTCTGTGCCTCACAGGGCTGCATCGAAAGGGCTGTCTCTCAGCCTCATGGAGAGACTCATCCAGATGTATGGCGACTCCGTGGTCCGTATGCTAACAGTTCAGTACCGCATGAACAGTGCCATCATGAATTGGGCCTCCAAAGAGATGTACCAGGGACGACTAACAGCTCACAGCTCTGTGGAGAGACACTTGCTGAAGTGAGTTTGACATGATGATATCTGATGATGGAAAGTATGTCACGTTTGTATTTGAGTGAATGATAAATACTCTAAGCGTGAACTAACTTTGCCTTTGATGCTAAAGAGATTTACCAGGAGTCTCCTGTGTTGAAGAGACCAGCACGCCACTTCTTCTTATTGACACTGCAGGCTGCGGTCTGACTGAGATGGAGGTCACTGATGAGCAGTCCAAAGGCAATCAGGGTTAGTCTTTTTTATTGCGAGGAATCACAGTTCATTACATTTGGGATGTGTTGTGGGATCTGACGCAGTTGACTATTTCCTCAGGTGAGGTAGACATTGTTGAACTGCACATAAAGGCCTTGATTGGAGCTGGAGTTAAAGCTAAAGACATCGCTGTTATTGCTCCATACAATCTACAGGTAAGTCACCGATTTGAGGTACTGTTGTGTAGAATTTTTCTTAGCTCAACTTATACTGCTGTACttaaatttcattaaaaatTGTAATGTGTTATCTTCGTAAAGGTTGATCTTCTGCGTCAGAAACTTTCTGCGAGGCATCCAGAGCTGGAGATAAAGTCTGTCGATGGATTCCAGGGCCGTGAAAAAGAGGCTGTGGTTCTGTCGTTGGTTCGGTCCAACAGGAAGGGTAACTTATTCACCGTCTCTGACACAACAGGATTCTGTGCAGCAATCCCTCTCACATGTATTCATTCCTTCTATTTCAGGGGAAGTTGGATTTCTTGCGGAGGACAGAAGGATCAATGTGGCCATCACGCGCGCTAGACGTCACGTCGCTGTTGTGTGCGACAGCCAGACTGTGCAGAGTCATGCTTTCCTCAAGTCTCTCCTCGTTCACATGACCCAGTGTGGCGAAGTGAGAACGGCATTCGAGTACATCCAAGACATCGTGCCACAGAACTACACCCGTGACCACAAAGACACGAGGGCCAACGCGTCTGCCGGCAGCGCCACCGCCACCAAACAGAAGGTCAGGGATCAGTCGAAGCAGCAACAGAAGAAGTCCCCGGGTAGCTGCGCTAATAAAAATGCTGCCGCCACAGAGGAGCGCACAAAGTCCTCCAGCACAGCGCTGACGGaggaagagcagaagaagaacagatGCGCTGAGATCAGAGCGCAGGTGGAGGGCTTTCTAAAGGACTTAAGTCGGATGGAACTACAGTTCCCACCATCGTTTAACTCTCACGACCGCCTACTGGTGCACCAGATCGCTGAGGAGCTGGGCCTCGTGCACGAGAGTAAAGGTGAAGCTAAAGAgaggtgtgtctctgtctgcaggCCGCCGGCGTCGGCCCCTGCTCAGAGGCCaccgcgaggaggaggaggagaagaagaagaagtagtagtagtaagaAAAGATGAGGGAGCTCAGGAAGAAAGCATTCCCAATCCCCAAAGAGAACCGCTGTGCCAACCTCCATTAGACCTGAAGCGGTTACATTTGGAGCGGATGCAGAGGGAGCAGCAGAAGAGGGACGAACACgctcaacaaaaaaagcaacagatcAACTTCCCGCCGGCTCAGTCGTCAAAGAAGCCCAAATCCGCTAAAGGTTTGTGATAGAAGCAGCCGGTTGTGTGGCGTCATTTCCGATGTGTATCCGACTATCCAACTCCTGCCATTTCCTTCCCAGGAAAGACCCGAGTGAAGACGGGCGCATGTGGCATCGCCGCGGCCGCCGCTCCGGACGACGACTTCGACACACTCATCAACGCCGTCATAAAGGCTGACAGCGTGTGCAGCTTTGTCAAGTGCAAAGCTTCTGTGCGAACGCTCGGACAGCTTTGCCTGTTCTGCAACAGGCAGTACTGCCTGAGTCATCACATACCGGAGGTAAGACGGGAACACGGCCCCAGCTAACGGTAGAGGTTTGGTTGGTTCCTTGTAGCTGTATTCGGAACAAGTGGACAGTGCTGAGACAGGCGAAAGAAAATCGTTCCTACGTGAAATTTCAACTAGGTCTGAGGATCATCTGAGTAACCAGTTAGTATTGTTGTGTATTTAAAAGAAGGCAGAAATCTCTATTATAAATA
It contains:
- the ighmbp2 gene encoding DNA-binding protein SMUBP-2 is translated as MAVEKFVSKTLELLQEEREAEIEETRIWQENVSLKDLQNKGVCLLKLQIGSQSTGLYGRTVIILEPRKYLGFSSLPSNSFGPGDIVGLYDTGGCTPASQIGTGIVTRVSQASISVAFDDSKDGLRFDTDALHNLLKLANDVTYKRMKNALNTLNGYSHGPAANLINVLFGDSKPSHQSQPNEVKYFNSNLDDSQREAVSFTLSQRELAVIHGPPGTGKTTTVVEIILQAVKQGQKVLCCAPSNVAVDNLVERLARCKAKVLRLGHPARLLESIQKHSLDAILAQSDNAHIIADIREDIDKAFIGMKKMREKGERVNFKREIGELRKELKLREATAMAQILKRADVVLSTNTGASRDGPLKLLPEEHFDWVVIDECAQALESSCWIGLLRARKCVLAGDYKQLPPTIKSQKAASKGLSLSLMERLIQMYGDSVVRMLTVQYRMNSAIMNWASKEMYQGRLTAHSSVERHLLKDLPGVSCVEETSTPLLLIDTAGCGLTEMEVTDEQSKGNQGEVDIVELHIKALIGAGVKAKDIAVIAPYNLQVDLLRQKLSARHPELEIKSVDGFQGREKEAVVLSLVRSNRKGEVGFLAEDRRINVAITRARRHVAVVCDSQTVQSHAFLKSLLVHMTQCGEVRTAFEYIQDIVPQNYTRDHKDTRANASAGSATATKQKVRDQSKQQQKKSPGSCANKNAAATEERTKSSSTALTEEEQKKNRCAEIRAQVEGFLKDLSRMELQFPPSFNSHDRLLVHQIAEELGLVHESKGEAKERCVSVCRPPASAPAQRPPRGGGGEEEEVVVVRKDEGAQEESIPNPQREPLCQPPLDLKRLHLERMQREQQKRDEHAQQKKQQINFPPAQSSKKPKSAKGKTRVKTGACGIAAAAAPDDDFDTLINAVIKADSVCSFVKCKASVRTLGQLCLFCNRQYCLSHHIPEVHGCGDEAKSHARMRISKEGVLYAGSGKKDKSMDPNKKAYLQRKLDSKLKDMSSQRKPKTKENDS